The genomic region GGCGCTTCAGGTCGACGTTCACGCTTGTGGTACTTAGGTTTGCTGTCGTGATGTCGGGCAGGTACTGCGCCGGGTTTTCCTCCAGTTGCTCAATGTAAATGCCGTTCTTGTTGATCTGCGCAAGAATCTGGCGATCTGCGCTGCAGGACACCGCAAGGCCTACTGGGCAGGAGGCGCCGTGGCGGGGCAACCGAATCACGCGCGCCTGGTGGGCGAAGTACTTGCCACCAAACTGCGCACCAATCCCGCTCTTCTGTGCCACCTCCATCACGACTGCTTCCCACTCGAGGTCGCGGAAGGCGCGGCCATGCTTGTCGCCGGTAGTCGGGAGGGAGTCGTAGTAGCGGCAGCTGGCTAACTTCACTGTTTTCATGGTCATCTCAGCGCTCGTGCCGCCGATGACGAGGGCGATGTGGTAGGGCGGGCAGGCGGCCGTGCCAAGGGTCTTGAGCTTCTCCTCGATGAAGGCGCGCAGTGACTTGGGGTTCAGCAGTGCCTTGGTTTCCTGGTACAGGTATGCCTTGTTTGCTGAGCCGCCTCCCTTGGCAATGAAGAGGAACTCGTAGCCGCTTCCGGGCACCGCGAGCAGGTCGAGCTGGGCGGGAAGGTTGTCGCCTGTGTTGCACTCTTTGAACATGTCCAGTGCGGCCGTCTGGCTGTAACGCAGGTTGTGATATTTGTAGGCGTTCCACACACCCTTGGACAGGTATTTCTCGTCCTCACCGCCGGTCCAGCAGAGCTCACCACGCTTGCCGAGCACGATGGCCGTGCCGGTATCCTGGCACGATGGCAGTACGCGACCTGCCGCAATGCAGGCGttcttcagcagcgtcatgGCGACGTAGCGGTCGTTGTCAGAGGACTCGGGGTCATCAATGGCGCGGCGCCAGCCCTCCAGGTGATCCTTGCGGAAGAAGTGGTGCACATCCGAGTAGGCACGGTGGGCGACAATAGTGAGAGCCTCTGGGTTCACCTTCAGCACCTCTCGTCCgaacaccaccacctcctccacgtacTTCTCGCTCCCCTCGATCTTGGTGAACTGGGTTTCGTGGTGATGCGGATCGGTGGGCTGGAAGATAGCGGAGAAGCGGAAGTCCTTGTTGACAGCGGCCGCGTCCTCGATGTCCTTGATGCCCGCACGGTGGCACCCAATCTCGCACTGGTCGCACAGAGACATGACGTGCGTGACTGGGGGCCGAGTATGGATGGGGCACAGAAGAcgaagacgaagagagggaataAAGGAGGTACAGTGACGCTTCTTTCGACGCTCTGACAGCTGCAGTGGGGTGTGTATGGAAGAGAGACTGTGAGGTGAATGAGGCGACAGGCGGTGGCCCAATCCGGTGTGACGCGTTCACCAGAGAatggtggagagagggagagagagagaggcaaacaACAAAACGTCGAAGAAGAGGTACAGAGCGGTGCTACAATGACCCAACCcaaagagaaggcgaggcTGACGGCTATGAGCAAGGGAGAAGCATGCGCTCGTTCTTGTTTGTGGTAGTGTCCGAGGGgaagggtggtggtggtaagGCATGGCAAAAGGCGTCGAGAGCAACCAAAAGGAGAAGATCGCGGCCTCCTCTCGTGTTCTCGCCCGGGCGCGCCTCTCTTACGCGTCCGCGGCGTCTCTTAGCGACGCCTCTGTCTTCTACCACTGGTGTTGGTGCTCAGGGAGAGTGGGACAGGCACTGCTCTAtgttcctctttttctgtgaGAAGGATGACCTTTTTCCGCACCGTATCCTCTCGCGCTTTGGGCTAGAAGCGGCAAGAGGATACGGTGCATGCGCACTGAAaggcgggtgggtggaggtAGGTTCGCGGTTGGTTCGAAATGATGGCCTTCAGCACTTCTGCCCCTTTCTCGCCAGCCCCCTGCGCCATCAGATTCGGTCGTTTGCTTGTCGAAGCGGTACACACTTagtgcgcgtgtgcgactgtccaccacctcccacTATCGTTTGGCAGCGCTCGTTGCATCTGCCAAGCCCATCTCCACGCACGCGTCGCACTCCACTACACacgggtgcgtgtgcagtCGCTGCTCTGCCGTCCACGCGGCTGTGTTTCGTTGGTGCGCCAAGGGCATACGCGGTGCACTTTTTCATCAAAAAGGATGCCGTCCGTGAGACAAAAAATGTCACCTGTCAGCCCGGCGtttcctccaccgccgcactGCCTCTTCCTGCGTCCTCATCTTTTGCCAGCACAGAGTGACGCTTCATCAATGGAGGCAGAGCCTCCGCGTCCTCAGACATAGtacgcagctgccgcaccactTCAGCTGCCCGCAGCACGGGTGAACATAGACCTGGCACTGACAAACGCCGCCACTGCTCCGTGCAAAGATGTGGTACGTGAGgttggcgaggaggacacaCGTGATGCCATTCGTGATGGCCACCTAAAAGAGTCTGTGCGTTGTCCTCGCCGAGGGCAATGATGGTAAAACATATTCGATCTCGAAAGCGGCCCCGAGGTACTGTCTAGTCCGAGTCCATGCCGATAAGCGTGAACATGGCGCGAGGTGGAGACCTGCGAGTTACTCTCTACATTCGGCTGCCCTTGCCCTCGTGCCTCGCCCTCGTGGACGCGCACAGTGATGGCGAGGGGATGGGGTGAGGTAGACGCATCTCTGTGCAAGGGTCGTGTGCCAAGCACCTTCTTATGTGCCCAGTAGCTGCATAAATTTGGCCATGAGGAAAGAGCTGGCGTAGAGCATGTACCACGGTACCAACAGTAGCCCAGCGCCAGCCTCTACGCAGTTCACCAGCCATTGAAGGTGTACTACATCTGCAGATGCCTACTTagcacgcacgtgcgccaGTTTGCTCTCACAGAGCTGAATCCAGTTGATCAATTTTGTTGCACTAATGCTATGAGTGATGCGCAACGACGTGGTGCAGGTCCGGCTCGCCACGGCTTGGCCGCcatgccgctgcagctgttgcTCCACGACTTTCCAGTTGCTCAGTAAAGAAAAAGAGCCCGCACCGCTGTCGACGTCACTTGGCCCTGCTGTGCCTGTCACCGTCTTCCGCCACGCCTCGACACTGCCAGGGGTAACATAGAGAACACAAAACACGTAGTCGTTGAACACGCAGctcgccacctcctctcgtCGAGCGCGTGGCATCACCCCTAGAGAGCCGGAGAGCCTCGTCGAAAAGGGCTGTGGCTGCAGCTGTGAGGCAGCGTCGAGCAAAGTCATTGCGGTGAACCCAGACATCGAACTCTCGCATCGCCGAGATAGGAAGTTGCCGCGCCGCGTCCGGGACTGCCGCCGGCATTGCTGCTACCGCTCCCCCTGTCGCCGTGTACTTTGCAGCAGCATTTCCACCCCATGGAGTCTCCCCTGAGAAGCCCGACTTGCGTCTCCGCAAGAAATCTGCGCAGTGTATGTTCGAAGCCCTCCCGTGCGGCAGCCAGGTGCGGAACGAAGGTAGCATCTTTGACTGTCCTGTCCTACAGCAGGCGGACTACCAGTAGAaagtagggggggggggtaaaacCAACACGACGGTGAGTAGAATCTGTAAAGGCGTATCCAAGCACCTCGACCACCACTGAGTGCCGGCGGTGCACGTACCCGTCCAGCACGGACTCCTTCTTGTTggcagctgcttcgccagCTAGGCTGAGACGGTCAGCTGAGGGAGCGCATGCTCTCCCCCAGTGCGGGTCGAAGGTGGCGTGCAGTTCAGTGAGCTCCTTCCTCGTGTACCCAGTGTCCACCGTGCCGCACGGTGTGGAGCGCGCCGCCCTCCACCTCGTTGTCGTGACCGATCGACCCTCGCAGAGGACTCGTTAGCAAAAAGTAGTGTAGGTGCGAGCTGCCGAGCTTCCTGCCGTCGTAGCGGTCGACGACAACCGGGGCGAGCGATCTCGTCAAACCGGCAAGGTGGTCCGCTTTCAGCTTTATACAGGCAAGCTTCCGCTTGGCTGACCTGTACAGGATGGTTGCCATCTTCAAAACCACACCCTGATAttccgccccccccccccccccaccgcctTTCCCAGCTCCGCCATGATCAACGCTGTGGTGCCAACCACTTCAACGGTGATGACCTCGAGGCGGGCTAACGGCTCTctcagcacctcctgcagccgCTACCGGCGCTGTGTCAGCGGAACCTGCAGTAGCGACTGCGCGTTGTGGCGCACCAGATTGAACACCACAAAGCAAACCCAGCGACGACCGCCGTCTTCGACGCTGCCTCCCGCCTCCCATTGCCGCGGAGTGGAAAAGATTCGTTCTCGCAGCCGTGGCGAAGATGCGATGGAGACAGACCTCTAAGCAGGACTGCAGGCCCCCATCGCTGATGAGGAGCTCATGAGCATCGGAAGCAAGGTGAAACAAAAGGGGTGCGATGAATCTATCGAGCGAAAAAGCGCAGAAaaatgcaaaaaaaaaattacaCCCGCACTGCAGCAAAGTGTAGAGATGGTCCCGGTGCTGGTAGGGACGGGAGTGGAGAGCGCGACATGAGAGGAGTCAAAGAGGAATggtgaggtggaggcgagtcACCGAGCAATGCCGACGAGAGAAAGGCTTTTCCTGAAGCCAATGTTGCTAATGCTCCCTCCCCCGTACGTTTGCGCCGCCTCAcgcggtgggggtgggggtgtggggtAGCCTGCACTTCTGCCTGTGTCTTGGACGGATGCCGTATTTCCCTGTGGTTGCTTTGTTTGTTTAGATGAtgatgttgttgttgtttgcgCCGCTTTTTTTCTACATTGCGCTTGTCTCACGCTGCGTAAGCGCGCCGTGGCGAAGTAGGCGACTGAGaggatggagagagggggtggggagtgcACATTGTCTCCGTTTCGTAGTTGAgcagaagcgaaaaaaacaaacaaacaaaccaACAACACAAAGGAGATCGAGGAGTCGAAGTGTACTCGGAAAGGGCAGTATAGCGACAAGAGATAAACAACAACAACTTGACGAGCATAGCACAGAGACTCAGTGGACACGGCACCGCTGCTACGTTACGTAGCCCTATTCACGTATTGGGCCACATtcaagcacacgcagcagtgTGCGTACGGACATCATGCACCAGCCAAGGTGGCAGGCTCCCTCGCCCCTTTACCGTTGTGCTGTTTTACTCACGGATACGGCTCACGATACAGTACAGGTAGACGCGCCGAAAGGTAGTTGGCGGATTCGGAGAGCGTACGCAGTtcctgcagtcgctgctccacctccgTCTGCACGTGGTGTTCGTCCTTGCCGCGCGATGCCACGTAGGCCGCCTCTATCCCCTGCACACTGCGTCGCACACCCGCATAGAtgcgcagcgtctcctccacAACGGAACCAAAGACAGCCGACATGGAGGTGCCGCTCATTGAGTTGACCGCGTTCATCGTCAGCTCCGTAGCGCCATCGATCATGCGGCGCTCCCACTCTACTGAGTGCGCTCTCAGCAGCTTTCCACTTCTTTGGTTCCATTTATTcttgtcctcctcgttgtcATCACCGTTTGTGAGTGCCTGCGCCATCTGCGCATCCCGCAATGCTCTCCGCAGCTGCGTGTTTTCATCATCGGCGCGTTCCAGACGAGCAACGACATCCGCACGAGCTTCTTCAGCATCAGCCAGCGcggcctccagctccgccttgCCGCGCATCAGCTTCTCCCGCTCAATTGCACGCGGACGTAACATGTTGTTCTCCAGCGCCAACACCTCCGTCGCCTCCATAaactgctgcgccgctgcgttCGCCATAGGTCGGCCGTAGAGGTCCCAGCAGTTCTCTACCTGCGtacgcagcaccgccatgcCGCAGCGCAGTTCACCGAGAGAGCCGTGAAGGatgccctgcaggcgctgctggtgtgcgtcGGAACTTCGAAGGGCTGCCTCCACGTATACCGTCAGCGGCTTTCCCTGTTCTTTCGTCAAGGCAGCGAGCAGATTCTCCTGCACACTGGCGAGAGGAACGCGTCGGTATGGCGTACCTGGTAGGCCGCGCAGGCTGTGCGCGAGGGCCTCACACAGCACGTTGCGCTCCAGCTGAAACGAcgtcagcgtcgccgccaaCTCCGCCACGTTACGCTTCTGAGCCTCGACCTCGTCAGATGCGCTGGCCTTTGCCCTCGCGAGGCGTTCCTGCTCTTCCTGGAGTCGGGCAATCTCGGCGCGAAGCAACTTGGCCTCTTTGCTGAAATCATTTAACAGCATATTGCCCTGCCGCCCGTGGCGAGCCAGGTCTTCTTTTAGCGAGTCGCGCTCCAGCTTCAGAGAGCAAACCACGCTGcacagcaggtgcagccgcGTGCCGACGGTGACGTTAAGAAGACTGCTGCGGTAGCCCGCGAGCGCCTCCTCTGTCTCTGGCAGCGCCTGCTTGAGATCCTCGATCTGTGTAGTCAGCAAGGCCACCAGCGCCTCCCCATACCTGGGTGGCTGCTCCGCCTTGTCATCCTTGAGAAAGCGGCCTTCCAGAACTTGCAGGATGGAGCGAGACGCGAGACACAGGCTTTGCAAGTCGCCGATGCGCTCCCGCACAGTGGCCTTGGTGTCCTGTAGCACGCTGGCGAAGTCGCCAGGGCGCCGCGATGCCTTCTTCCTACAGCTCTTCATTTCCTGCTGCATGAGACACAGTCCTGACTCCGGGGTACCCTGAAAGGCGGGGAGCGGTTTTTGCTTCGGCTTCAGCGAGCGCTGGGTCGAGGACATTGAGGTGGAGATGGAgtcatcgtcgtcatctTTAAAGGCGCGGTCCAGCCCGGTCAGCATCTGCTCCGATTCCCGCTTCACCGCTTGCAACTCCTGCATCTTGGAGCGAATGAATGGCAGCATGTCACTCAGCCTTACCATCCTGCTGCTCCCCGGCATCGAGCTTGCGGAGGAGGCATTGTTCGCACCATCCACAGCGTCCATCAGCTGCTTCACTTCCTGCACTGACGTGCCCGTCTCCTTGCATATTGCCTCCAGACGGGCGGCGAGTAGGTGACTGTCTACACACCCGGACTGTACCCCAGTCTGTGAGTGGTGCTTGGCTGCACCGCCATtcgtcgctgcggtggccATGGGCGAACTCGcgttgtgtgggtgcgccATGCCGTTCGTCGTGTTTAGTGCCGCCTCATCGGGCGTGCCGCCAAGGGCGAGGATGCCGTGTATGACGGACTCCgacaggtgctgcaggcagtCCGCCATGTCCTGCACATCTGCcaccagcgacagcagccgCTTCGTTGCAGCCGCGTCAGTGCCTGGAATGTTTAGAGGCCCGCTAATATTTGCGCGACGGGGCGGCGATCCGGAAGAACGCATTTCCATGAGCGGTTGCGCGAGAGCCGCCACTTtctgcatcgcctccagcgcctgcgccacctccgcacAGGCTGCCCGCAAGGCTGGGGTGTGAGGGGGCGAACCAGCGCCGTTTGCGCCCGGGTTCAGTGCTGTGTGGTGCTCTTCCTGTGAAGCAACCGCAGCGACAGACGACCACGGCTGAAGCTCAACAAGCCCCGCCAACATGTCTGCTGTCAGCTGGTCCTTGACAGCGGTGAGTGCATCAAGatgcgcgcgctgctccgcTGCACTTTTGTCCATCTGAGCGATGCGGTCGTACAGGAGGACAAAGCGAtcgtgcagctctgccacaaCCTCCCAGGTGGATGGGTCGGCATCGTCGAAACTGACGCTGCGACCTGCAGACGCTGCTCTCGACTCTGCTTCAGATgtgcctgctgcacctccatCTACGCAGAGTGCCCGCAACCCATGCAGTACCACGTTCTCGCGCAGGTGTTCCTGAACCAGCTGCTTCCCAGTAGAGTTGTTGCCGTCCAGTTGCAATATGTACTCCACGTACTCGGACGGGTTGCTGTCGCAGGTCAGTATCGGTGGAGGCCTTTCGTGTGCCTCTTGAAGTGTGAGCGATGCTCTCGGCGACGGTTCCGACGCTGCTGTATCACCCAAATTACGAGTCATGTGATGAAGACGCGTCAAGCAGTCCCGCAGTACATCGCGCAGAAACACACCGATGGCGATGTTTGTGCGATTCTCCTCTTCAACAGCTAACAGCTGGGCCGTCAACTCTtggcgtgcagcagcagccgtctCGATGGTCTCGTGCGCGAAACGAAGTTTCCCCTCAAACTCAACGACGGCGGCATCATAATTCAACTGTTTCCGCTGCTGGTCCACGAGGCGCCGGTGCAATACCTTATTTGCTTCGCCACTCAACGAATTTTCTACCTCGGCCGCGGCTAGCTGACTTTGCAGGCTCCCTATCTCTTCACGTAATCTGCGTATTCTCTCGGCGTGCTCGcgccgctccttctccagtgCCTCCGTCTGTGCATGCAGCGCCAAATCCTTCGCCCTGTTGTCCTCCTCCAGTCCCTCTAGTTCCACCTCCAGCTTCTTGCAGTCCTGAGCTCTCTGAGCTGCCTCACGCTGCAGTGCTTTCACCTGCTGGTGCAGATCCCtctcggcggcgccgcgggcCTTTTCGAGATCATCGAGATGCTGCTTGAAAATGTTCTCGCTGGCTTTGCTTTGttgcaccgcctccttcagctccatCTGTAGCCGCTTTTTCCCCTCTGCGTTTCGCTGCTCCGAGGCTGCGAGGGCCTTCAGTTGCTCTTGAAGCTGGTCCACCTGCTCCCACGAACACGCCAAGGCGTCGAGGAGGGAGCTATCGGCAACCCCGTCAGTTCTCCTAAGCGTCTCGGCGGCTACCGCAGCCACAGCCTTCAGAGTTGTTGCCACCACCTTTGCTGTTGGAGGGTCTACGGATCTGCTCTGTGACACCTCAGCTTCCACTGCTGAGTCGGACGTCTctggtggcgcggcagaCCTACTGAGGCGGCTTCTCTGCAACGCTGACTCCAGAGAAAGCTCAACTCCTAGCTCCCTACTATGGGTCTTGCCCACAACAACTGCTATGATTTCGTGCGCACTCTTCACAAGCCCATCTAACTCATTCTCCGGCACGCTAGactgctccgctgctgctcgttgCTGAGCTTGCAGGCACAGCTCTAGAAGTTCTGTAGGCCTTCGATCCCCCTTATCCGCCAGCTTCTCGGCGATACGGCGTGCTACATCGACTTGCTCAGGCGTAGCCATGGCGTCGTCCGGAGGCGCGCTGGTCCGCCTTCGCGCCAACAGTGCCGCAGTCCTCTGACTCATGGTCAACTGCTGGATCGCAGGAGGGGGTCGCAGAATGGCAACGGTGGTGTGCACCACCATGGCGTACTGCTCAAGCTGCTGTCGATAGTCGGCATGGGCAGCCTCCAAATCTTGTGTGCGGTGCCACAGCCGCTCCAGTGCCTCGCTCACCCGCTCCGACGCGCCTTTGCCGGACCACAGCGACGTAAGCACTAGTACCACAACCATGTCCTCGCAGAGGTTGCGCAGAGAGTCCGCGATGTTGGCTGAACGGCTGGCACGGTCTTCATCAGACTCCTGCGGCTTCTCCATGAAGTCGGTGTTGGTGGCACCGCGGCCGCCGAGCGCGTCGATCGCGCGAAGAGCAGCATCCTGCAAGTCTTTCACCTCGTTCGTGGATCGCCTACCGTCTTGGTGCACCACTTGCATGGCTCCAACTACAGCCTTGGCATCTTCTATGAGTAGCCGTGACAACTTCTGAAAGTCGATGAGGGATCTCTCCGccggcgaggcggagcggctaCTCAATGACGGCGCCGCCCCGTCCACCACCGAGGCCGCGGACGAGGAGTGGCCAAAGGTCACAGCCGGCGCGCCGGAGCGCCGACCACCGCCACTGATGCGAAGCGCAGACTGTCGGCCCGATATGTTGAACCCACACCGAGTGGGTGAGGTTATCAGCGACGGCTCGCGGCTCGATTCCCCGCCGGAATCAGCTGCGGAGTCcactcgcagcagcggagatgCCGCTGCCAGGGTGGCACGCGTAGTTTGGGCTGCCAACGCTAGCTCATCGCGCTGTGCCTTGATGGTGGCAGCTTCCCTTGCTTCTTCACTGAGTCGATTGCCCAGGTGCGCGACGCACTCTTTGAGCGATGCGGGTGGCGTGGGCATTTTGGCTACCAATGTGAGGGATGCGAGTGTGTCACCCACCGCGTGCAGTAGGGTCTCGGCGGTGTGTTTTGACTGTCGGGCACTCTCCAGCAGTTTTTTGGAAGACTGCAGTAGTGACGGCAGTGGGGTTGAGGCACCTGACGTGCTGCAAGGGTTTGCTGCAGTGGGGTCCCACTCTTGCAGCGAGTGCAAACGCAGACTTGAGGACCCCTCCATCAGTTTCACCGCTTGCCGCATCGCCTCACGCAGCTCGTTGACCTCCGTttcatgctgctgcttcgaGGCGCCCAAGTCGTCGCGGGTGGCCTCCAGGTCGTTCTGCAGTCTTGACTGTTGCTGAAGGGCTGAATCAAGTTGATTGCGCAGGCTCTTCGTCGCCTGCGCTG from Leishmania braziliensis MHOM/BR/75/M2904 complete genome, chromosome 29 harbors:
- a CDS encoding putative fumarate hydratase, which translates into the protein MSLCDQCEIGCHRAGIKDIEDAAAVNKDFRFSAIFQPTDPHHHETQFTKIEGSEKYVEEVVVFGREVLKVNPEALTIVAHRAYSDVHHFFRKDHLEGWRRAIDDPESSDNDRYVAMTLLKNACIAAGRVLPSCQDTGTAIVLGKRGELCWTGGEDEKYLSKGVWNAYKYHNLRYSQTAALDMFKECNTGDNLPAQLDLLAVPGSGYEFLFIAKGGGSANKAYLYQETKALLNPKSLRAFIEEKLKTLGTAACPPYHIALVIGGTSAEMTMKTVKLASCRYYDSLPTTGDKHGRAFRDLEWEAVVMEVAQKSGIGAQFGGKYFAHQARVIRLPRHGASCPVGLAVSCSADRQILAQINKNGIYIEQLEENPAQYLPDITTANLSTTSVNVDLKRPIDEVRRQLSQYPVGTRVMLNGTLIVARDTAHAKIKEILDSGEPLPDYMKTSPIYYAGPAKTPEGYASGSFGPTTAGRMDSYVDLFQSHGGSHIMLAKGNRSKQVTDACKKHGGFYLGSIGGPAAILAKDSIKEVKCIAFPELGMEAVWKIEVVDFPAFIIVDDKGNDMFSKMLM